The Halostagnicola larsenii XH-48 region CGTTACCGTCGTTCCCGGCTCGACGTCCGTGAGATCCGCACCGCTGACCATCGGGATGTCCAGTTCTCGAGCGACGAGCGATGGGTAGCCGGTCATCCCCGGACTCGCGTCGATGATACCGCCGATTTTCTCGAGGTCGCCGGATAGTTCGTCGTCGAAATCCGGATCGATCGCGAGGATCGCTCCGCCGGGTATCGCCGAGAGATCGCCGTCCGAAATCGGCGCGAGCGGACCGGAAACGCGCCCGTCGACGACGACCCGTCCGGTCGCCAGCGCGTCGGCGGCCACGTGGACTTTCAGCATGTTGGTCGTGTTGGCTCCCTCGAGTTCGGTCATCATGCCACAGAGCACGACGACGGTATCGCCGCTGTCGGCGACCCCGGCGTCGAGTGCCGCCTGCACCGCCCGCTCGACGACCGCGTCGGCACCCTGATCGGAGACGCTGGCGTACAGCGGGATGACGCCCCACGAGAGCGTGAGTTTCCGGCGAACGTCGTGGCTCGGCGTCGACGCGACCACCGGCACGCCGGGACGGTACTTCGCCGTTTTGAGCGCGGTGTAGCCCGATTCGGTCGCCGCGACGATGGCGTCCGCGCCGATATCCCGCGCGAGAAATCTGGCCGATCGAGCCAGCGCGTCGGTACGGGCCTCCCCGGCGGCCGGGACGCGCTGTTCTAGGACCTCCGCGTACTCCGCTGAGTTCTCGACTTCCCTGATGATGCTCCCCATCGTCTCGACGACTTCGACCGGGTAGTCGCCGACCGCGGTTTCGGCCGAGAGCATGACCGCGTCGGTGCCGTCGAGCACGGCGTTCGCGACGTCCGATGCCTCCGCTCGAGTCGGGCGGCGCGCGTGGACCATCGAATCGAGCATCTCCGTGGCCGTGATGACCGGACAGCCGGCTTCCCGACACCTCCGGATGATCCGTTTTTGAATCATCGGGACGTCCTCCATCGGGCACTCGACTCCCAGGTCGCCGCGAGCCACCATCACGCCGTAGGACGCCTCGATGATCTCGTCTAAGTTTTCGACGGCACCGACGCGCTCTATTTTGGCGATGATCGGAATGTCGGCACCCGCCTCCTCGAGCACTTCGTTGACCTCGTAGACGTCGCCAGCGTCGCGAACGAAACTCGCCGCGACGAAGTCGACGTCCTTCTCCGCGGCGAGTTCGAGGTCGGCGCGGTCGCTACCGGTGACCATATCGAGGCCGAGGTCGACGCCGGGGACGTTGACGCCCTTTCGACCGCCGAGTTCGCCACCCGTTTCGACCCGCGCTCGTATCCCGTCGGCGTCGCGCTCTATGACGGTCGTCTCGATCAGGCCGTCGTCGAGCAGGATCCGGTCGCCCGCTTCGACGCTATCGATCGAAAGCGACAGCCCGATTTCCTCGCCCGTCGCGGTGTCGCCCTCGACGAACCGGATCTCCGACCCCGTCTCGAGCGTGACGGTCTCGGCTTCGGGCAGCGGGGCGGTTCGGATCTCCGGCCCCTTCATGTCGAGCATGACGCTCACCGGTCGGTCTTTCTCCTCGTCGACGGCTCGCACGCGATCGATTAGCTCGGCTCGATCCTCGGGCGTTCCGTGGCTGGCGTTGAGCCGCGCCACCGACATACCCGCGTCCGCGAGCGTGGCGATCGTCGCCCGGTCGCTGGTCGCGGGACCGAGCGTGCAGACGATCTTTGCGTTTCTCATGCCCGGTGGTAGCGCGAGCACCGCAAAAAACCTGTGGTGACTTACTCGAATTCGAGTCTATCTTCGTGCCAACGTGTTTCGGCCAAAACGTTTTCCACTGTACGCCAGTAGCGCCGGTGATGCCCAGCTATACCGCGTTCGTCGATGTCGCCGACCGAGACGTACAGAACGTCCAGGAACTGGCCTCGATCTGGGGCGAAATACGCGGCGAGTTCACCGAACACGAGGCCGAACTCGTCGACTCCTACGCGATGCTCGGGAGCCACGACTTTCTGGTAATCTTCGAGGCACCCGACCGCGAGAGCGCGTTCAAGTCCGCGCTGACGCTACGAAGGCACGGCCTCGAGGCCGAGACGATGGAAATTATCGACACCGACGAGTTCGCACAGCTCGTCGATGAGGTCTGAGCGAGAACATCCGTTTTCAGTACGACGATTCCACATCTCTCACTCACATCGGCGAGTTTGAACGTCACACCGGCGAGCTCGAACGCTTCGTGTCGACGACGTGTGCGTCGTCGTCGATTGTGACGGCGAGCTGATCGCCGTCGAGTTCGAGGACGATCTGTAACTCGAGTGGCTCTGCGTCGAGAACGGTAACGGCCTCGTCATCGATGAACGAAAACTCCCAGAATCGGCGGTTACGGAGGTCGATATCGTGGTCCCAATAGAACGAGACGACTGCGGGATGTCTGAGGAGTACAGTTCCGACGTGTGACCCGCCCAGCGGGCCGCATTCGGGGCACTTCGCCGAAAACGAGTACTCCCACGGTCCATCCGGTCCGATCGTAAGCTCCCGCTCGACTGTCGTGTGACAGTAGGGACAGATCCCCTCGAGTATCTGCTCGATCGTGTGACGCCACAGCGTCGAGGCGACGTCGAGTAGGTCGGACATCTCACGATCCGCTGCGCCGACCGGGCGAACGGCGTGTGCGAACAGGGGCGTCTCTCCTCGGTTAATCTTGACGATGCTATCTTCGTAAACTGCGGTCATCGACGCGTCGAGCGTTTCACCAGGCGTCTCGGTATTGGCAGAAGATGTGCCTGTGTCCGCAGCACCGTCTCCCTCGCCTACATCGCCGACTGGAACTGGTCCGCGTTCCTCGTGAGACCGCCAGGCGTCGATATCGATCACTTTCGCGATCTCGAACCCGGCGAAGGTCAGACGATACCCCTCTGAGCCCTCCTCGACGAACTGCTCGCGAAGCTGTCTGAGGTGGTAGTTGAAGTTCCCCTTATCCCCCACGCCGACCCGCTCTCTGAGCGTCGAATACGGAAGTCGATCACCGGTGACGGCGGCCGTCTGGCGGTGCTCGTAGAGCGCCCGAAGAATCTCGAGACGGGTTTCGTTTCCCAGGGATTTGAACGGATCGACGGGCCGTTCGTCCCGTTTTTGGTGCTGTCTGGTCATGGGTCTCGGTCGACCGAAGTCGTCCACGGATCGACTTTGCTCGGGAGAAAATGATTGCTCCAAACACATATGTCATCGGGATCACAACGACTCAACTCACTCAATGTCGAATCCGCGTTCCCGGCGGCGCGTTCTCGCAGGATCCGCCCTTCTCGGTGCAGCATCGATCACGGGTCGCGTTCCGCAGAACGGCCGCGCCGCATCGGATACGGACGCACCGAATCAATCGGACGAACCAGACTCGGTCTCGCCGTCGTCCGGCCGGAGTCGTTCGCTCGAGTTACAGGAACTCGATGATCTCGAGTCCTTCGTCGATGAAACCATGCGACGGAACCTCGAGGAACACGATGTCGTCGGCGCATCCGTCGCCGTCGTTCACGACGACGAAATCGTGTTCGCGGACGGGTACGGAGACGCGTCGATCGACGGCTCGGCCGTCGACGCGGCCGAAACGCGGTTCCGGGTCGGATCCGTCTCGAAACCGATCGTCTGGACCGCGGTGATGCAACTGATCGAAGCCGGCAGCATCGATCCGGACGAAGACATCAGAACGTACCTCGAGTCAGTACCGCTCCCCGAGACGGAGTGGGAGCCGATCACGATGGCCCACCTCGCTACGCATACGGCTGGATTCGAGCAACGATACGGCGGAACGTGGGTGCGAGACCCCGACGATGTGCGGTCGCTTCCGACGGTCCTGAGCGAAGAACAGCCCGAACGCGTTCGTCCACCCGGATCGATCGTCTCGTACTCGAACTACGGCGCCGCGCTCGCGGCCCAGGTCGTCGCCGACGTGACCGGAACCCCGTTCGAACGGTACGTTCGAGAAAACGTCTTCGACCCGCTCGGGATGGATACGGCAACGTTCGAGCAGCCGGTCCCCGACGAACCCGGTACCGACGTTGCGACCGGATATACCACTCTCACCGGAACGCCGACGGAATCACCGGGACTCCACTTCGAGTTCGCCCCCGCGGGGTCGATGTCCACGACGGCAACGGAGATGGGACAGTTCGTGCGCGCCCACCTCAACGGTGGCGTCGTCGACGGCGACCGGATTCTCGAGGAAGAAACCGTCGAGGAGATGCACGACCGGTGGTTCACCCACCACGAGCGACTCGACGGCCTCTCGTTCGGGCTTCTCGAGCGGTCTCGAGGCACCGGCGGAAGCGCTAATGACGA contains the following coding sequences:
- a CDS encoding GYD domain-containing protein — its product is MPSYTAFVDVADRDVQNVQELASIWGEIRGEFTEHEAELVDSYAMLGSHDFLVIFEAPDRESAFKSALTLRRHGLEAETMEIIDTDEFAQLVDEV
- the pyk gene encoding pyruvate kinase, coding for MRNAKIVCTLGPATSDRATIATLADAGMSVARLNASHGTPEDRAELIDRVRAVDEEKDRPVSVMLDMKGPEIRTAPLPEAETVTLETGSEIRFVEGDTATGEEIGLSLSIDSVEAGDRILLDDGLIETTVIERDADGIRARVETGGELGGRKGVNVPGVDLGLDMVTGSDRADLELAAEKDVDFVAASFVRDAGDVYEVNEVLEEAGADIPIIAKIERVGAVENLDEIIEASYGVMVARGDLGVECPMEDVPMIQKRIIRRCREAGCPVITATEMLDSMVHARRPTRAEASDVANAVLDGTDAVMLSAETAVGDYPVEVVETMGSIIREVENSAEYAEVLEQRVPAAGEARTDALARSARFLARDIGADAIVAATESGYTALKTAKYRPGVPVVASTPSHDVRRKLTLSWGVIPLYASVSDQGADAVVERAVQAALDAGVADSGDTVVVLCGMMTELEGANTTNMLKVHVAADALATGRVVVDGRVSGPLAPISDGDLSAIPGGAILAIDPDFDDELSGDLEKIGGIIDASPGMTGYPSLVARELDIPMVSGADLTDVEPGTTVTIDAERGVVFQGAVRGRTDRPN
- a CDS encoding winged helix-turn-helix domain-containing protein, with the protein product MTRQHQKRDERPVDPFKSLGNETRLEILRALYEHRQTAAVTGDRLPYSTLRERVGVGDKGNFNYHLRQLREQFVEEGSEGYRLTFAGFEIAKVIDIDAWRSHEERGPVPVGDVGEGDGAADTGTSSANTETPGETLDASMTAVYEDSIVKINRGETPLFAHAVRPVGAADREMSDLLDVASTLWRHTIEQILEGICPYCHTTVERELTIGPDGPWEYSFSAKCPECGPLGGSHVGTVLLRHPAVVSFYWDHDIDLRNRRFWEFSFIDDEAVTVLDAEPLELQIVLELDGDQLAVTIDDDAHVVDTKRSSSPV